A genome region from Vicinamibacteria bacterium includes the following:
- a CDS encoding NUDIX domain-containing protein translates to MPKLSAGLLMYRHGKGVEVFIVHPGGPFFRNKDDGSWSLPKGEIEPGDDPLKTAQREFHEETGLEAPDSGLIPLGEIQQKGGKRILAWAFEGDCDPSAIRSNTFTIEWPPRSGRKQAFPEIDRADFFPADVARRKLNTAQSALVDRLVEHLARSGED, encoded by the coding sequence ATGCCGAAGCTCTCGGCTGGCCTTCTGATGTATCGCCATGGGAAGGGCGTCGAGGTCTTCATCGTCCACCCCGGGGGACCCTTCTTTCGCAACAAGGACGACGGCTCGTGGAGTCTGCCCAAAGGAGAGATCGAGCCTGGCGACGACCCGCTCAAAACGGCGCAACGGGAGTTTCATGAGGAGACGGGCCTCGAGGCTCCCGACTCCGGGCTCATCCCTCTCGGAGAGATACAGCAGAAAGGCGGAAAACGAATCCTCGCCTGGGCCTTCGAGGGAGACTGCGATCCGAGCGCGATACGAAGCAACACCTTCACGATCGAATGGCCCCCTCGATCGGGGCGAAAACAGGCGTTCCCCGAGATCGACCGCGCCGATTTCTTCCCCGCCGACGTCGCCCGCCGCAAGCTGAATACCGCGCAATCCGCGCTCGTC